A window of Nocardiopsis sp. Huas11 genomic DNA:
CATCGCGCGCGAGCGCGTCGACGCGCTCTCCGACCGCGAACGCCAGGTCCTCACCCTGGTCGGGCAGGGGTGGTCCAACGACCAGATCGCGCGCCGCCTGGCGATCGCCCCTGGCACGGTGAAGGTGCACGTGGGCTCCATCCTCACCCGGCTGGACGTGCGCAACCGGGTGCAGGCGGCCGTGCTCGCCTACGAGGCCGGGCTCGTCGACGGCTCCTGACCCCCGCTCCACCGCGCACCCGCGCCACAGCGGTTCGGGCGCAGCGCCGTCGGCCGTACCCGCCGAGACCCAGGGCCGCCCCGAGGCTCGTTCCTGGTATCCGCGGCCATCCGCCGTTCCCGCCCGCCGTTCCCGCCCGCCGCTCCCGCCCGCCGCTCCCATCCGCCGTTCCCACCCGTCGTTCCCACCCGTCGTTCCCACCCGTCGTTCCCACCCGTCGTTCCCACCCGTCGGCCGCCCCTACCCCTTTGTGCCTAGGCGGTCGCCGTCGTCCTGATGATGTGCCGGACGGCCGCCGCGCGTGAGGATTCCGGCATGATCACACGCACTCGAAGCTCGGCCCGGGGCCGTCCGCCCACGCGCCGCGGCGCCTACGCCACCGCCGCCCTCGTCCTGGCCACCGCCTGCGCCGTTCCGGCCGCGGTCGCGGCCGTCACCGACCCGGGGAGTGTGGTCCTCTCCCCGCCCGAACCCACCGGCCCGCACGAGGTCGGCCGGACCGACCTCCACCTCGTCGACCCCGCTCGGGGCCACCCGTGGGTGGACGGTGCCACGGAACGGGACGTCATGGTCAGCCTCTGGTACCCGGCCGAGCCGGACGAGGCCGACGAGCACGCACCCTACGTCTCCCCCGCCACAGGCTCCGCGCTGGCCTCCGACCTCGAACAGGTCGGGCTGCCGCGCTCGGCCGTGGACTTCGACTCCTCGCGTGCCAACGCGTTCGCCGACGCGGACGCCGCCCTGACAGCGGGGCCGTTCCCGGTCGTGCTGTTCTCCCCCGGCTTCGGGGTCTCCCGCTCCCTCAACACCGCCAACGCCGAGGAACTCGCCTCCCAGGGGTACGTGGTGGCGGCCATGGACCACCCCTACGAGCCCGACGCGGTGGAACTCCCGGACGGCCGAGTGCTGCGCACCCGCGTCCCGGACCGCGAGACCCCCAGTTACCGGGAGGCGATCACCATCCGAACCGCCGACAGCCGACTGGTCCTGGACGCCCTGGACGACCTGGCCGCGGGCGGTTCGCCCCAGGTGGGCGGAGAGCCCCTGCCCGACGGTCTGGCGGAGTCCCTGGACACCGACCGGACCGGGATGTTCGGCCACTCCGCGGGCGGCCTGACCACGGCGCAGGTCATGCTGGCGGACGACCGCGTGGACGCGGGCATGAACCTCGACGGCAGCATGGCCTACCACGTGGGGGACCAGGCGTGGGCGGACGCCACGACCGAAGGCGCCGACCGGCCGTTCGCCCTCTTCATGGCCGGGACCGCCGGCGGGCGGGACCTGCCGCACACCAGCGGCCACCACGAGGACCTGCGGCTGTTCCGGTCGTCCTCCTCCGGCCCCGTCCTGGAGCTGCTCATGACGCACGGCGAGCACATGAGCCTCATGGACTACCAGTGGGTCTTCCCGGCCGTGGAGGAGGGGCGGGGCGTGGACCACCGCGTCTGGCGGGAGCGGGTCACGGGGGCGATCAGCACCGTGGACCCGGCGGCGTCGGTCGCCGCCCAGCGCGCCTACGTCACCGCCTACTTCGACGCGCACCTGCGCGACGAGGAGGAGCCGCTCCTGGACGGCCCCTCCGCCGAGTACCCCGAGATCGCCTTCGTGGACGCGCCCTGACGACCCGGCGCACGGACGGAAGGGCCCGGACGCTCCCCGCGTCCGGGCCCTTCCGTCCGCACCCTCACACGTCGCGCACGCGCAGCTCCGCCAGGGCGACGATCTGGGCGGCCACGGCCCATCCCACGACCGTCGCGACGTTGACCGCCCCGTCGTGGGGCGAGGTGTAGAAGCCGACGTCACCGCCGGCGTAGAACTCGATCCCGGCCAGGCCGGGCAGCAGCGCGGCGAGGTCGTCCAGGAACACGACCCCGGACAGCTGCATGACCAGCGGCACACCCAGCAGGAGCAGGAAGCCCACGGTGATCGTGCCCGCCGTGCCGCGCAGGGCGGTGCCGATCCCCACGAACACCACCGCGAACAGCGCCATGCACACCCCGGCGCTCACGCCGGTCCCCAGGAGCTCCAGCACGTCCACGTCCACGTACCGGCCGAGGAACAGGGCCAGCACGGCCACACCGGCCGCCGTCGCGCCCAGGCCCATGACGAACGCGAGCCCCGCGGTCACCACCGACCGGGCCGCCAGCAGCCGCCCGCGCCGGGGCGTCCAGAGCAGGGTGCTGGTGACGCTGCCGTTGCCGAACTCGCCCGTGGCGGCCAGCGCCGCCAGGGTCAGCACCGTGAACTGCACGATGTAGAAGTGGCCCTGCGACAGCAGCTGGACGAACGAGGAGGAGTCCGCCTCGATCGCGTTCTCCGTGATCCGCGACAGCGAGGAGAAGCCCATCATGGCCGCGAACACCGCCAGGCCCAGGATCGCCGCTCCCACGCACCACCACGTCGATCGCAGCGACGCCTGCCGCACCCATTCCGCGGCGACCTCCCGGCCGAACCCCGCGGGCCGGGCCTGCCCGGCCCCCGTCCGGCCGGTGCGCTCGCCCGTCCTCGTCCCGTTCACGTCCACTCCCCTCATGCCGCCGCCTCCTTGCCGTGCGCGCCGAACTCGACGGTCTCGCCGGTCAGCTCCAGGTACGCCTGCTCCAGCGAGGCCTCCTCGCGCGCCAGCCCGTGCACCCGGGCTCCCACCTCGTGGGCGTGGTCACCGACCGCCTCCGCGGTCAGGCCGAACACCCGCAGGCCGCCGTCGCCGGCGGCCTCCACCCGCACCGGCGGTCCCAGCCGTTCCAGCCGCGCGCCCAGCGCGCCTGCCTGCGGGCTGCGCACCACCACGTGGGTCCGCGACCACGCCGAGATCACCTCGCCCAGCGACGCGTCCGCGATGAGCCGTCCCCGTCCCACGACCACCAGGTGGTCGGCGACCTGTTCCATCTCGCTCATCAGGTGGCTGGAGACGAACACGGTGCGCCCCTCGTCGGCCAGCCGGCGAGTCAGCTCGCGCATCCAGCGCACCCCGTCCAGGTCCAGCCCGTTGACGGGTTCGTCGAACAGCAGCGCCCCCGGGTCGCCCAGCAGGGCGTCCGCGACGCCGAGCCGCTGGCGCATGCCGAGCGAGTAGCCGCCCACCCGCCGCCCGGCCACTTCCGTCAGACCGACCTCGTCCAGGACCTCGTCCACCCGGCTCCGCGGGACCCCGGTGATCAGGGCCTTGGCCACGAGGTGGGCCCGCCCGGTGCGTCCGGGATGGGCGGCGCGCGGGTCCAGCAGCGCACCGGCCTCCCGGGCGGGCGCCGCCAGGCGCGCGTACTCCCGACCGTTGACCAGCGCCTGCCCCGAGGTCGGGCGCGCCAGCCCCAGCAGCAGCCGCATCGTGGTGGACTTGCCCGCCCCGTTGGGACCCAGGAAGCCCGTCACCCGTCCGGGCTCGACGGTGAAGGTCAGGTCGTCGACGGCGGTCCTCCCGCCGTAGCGCTTGGTCAGCGCGGTTACCGTCAGCACGGTCGCCCCTCTCGCATGAGTCGTCGTGCGCACCACGCTAGAAAGCCCGGCCGTCAGGGGCATCAGTGCTTAGGAAGGGCCCGACTACCCCCTTGTGCCTACTCCCCCCGGAAGTGACGCCGATCCGGGAATCCGCGCGGGCAGAGGCGCACCGTTCCTCCCACGGTGTGGCGACTCGCCCCAAATGCCGCCGGTTTCGGCAGGTCAACGATCCGGGTACGTCCCCGATAGGCCGGCACCAGGGACCGGCGGCGTCGAACGGGGGACAGTATGCGGGCGTCGATCGGGGACTACGTCCACACCCACGGGGTCGCGAGCAGCGACGGCCAGCACAGCGGAAGGATCGTGGAGGTGAAGGGC
This region includes:
- a CDS encoding alpha/beta hydrolase, which produces MITRTRSSARGRPPTRRGAYATAALVLATACAVPAAVAAVTDPGSVVLSPPEPTGPHEVGRTDLHLVDPARGHPWVDGATERDVMVSLWYPAEPDEADEHAPYVSPATGSALASDLEQVGLPRSAVDFDSSRANAFADADAALTAGPFPVVLFSPGFGVSRSLNTANAEELASQGYVVAAMDHPYEPDAVELPDGRVLRTRVPDRETPSYREAITIRTADSRLVLDALDDLAAGGSPQVGGEPLPDGLAESLDTDRTGMFGHSAGGLTTAQVMLADDRVDAGMNLDGSMAYHVGDQAWADATTEGADRPFALFMAGTAGGRDLPHTSGHHEDLRLFRSSSSGPVLELLMTHGEHMSLMDYQWVFPAVEEGRGVDHRVWRERVTGAISTVDPAASVAAQRAYVTAYFDAHLRDEEEPLLDGPSAEYPEIAFVDAP
- a CDS encoding ABC transporter permease, producing MRGVDVNGTRTGERTGRTGAGQARPAGFGREVAAEWVRQASLRSTWWCVGAAILGLAVFAAMMGFSSLSRITENAIEADSSSFVQLLSQGHFYIVQFTVLTLAALAATGEFGNGSVTSTLLWTPRRGRLLAARSVVTAGLAFVMGLGATAAGVAVLALFLGRYVDVDVLELLGTGVSAGVCMALFAVVFVGIGTALRGTAGTITVGFLLLLGVPLVMQLSGVVFLDDLAALLPGLAGIEFYAGGDVGFYTSPHDGAVNVATVVGWAVAAQIVALAELRVRDV
- a CDS encoding ABC transporter ATP-binding protein; translated protein: MLTVTALTKRYGGRTAVDDLTFTVEPGRVTGFLGPNGAGKSTTMRLLLGLARPTSGQALVNGREYARLAAPAREAGALLDPRAAHPGRTGRAHLVAKALITGVPRSRVDEVLDEVGLTEVAGRRVGGYSLGMRQRLGVADALLGDPGALLFDEPVNGLDLDGVRWMRELTRRLADEGRTVFVSSHLMSEMEQVADHLVVVGRGRLIADASLGEVISAWSRTHVVVRSPQAGALGARLERLGPPVRVEAAGDGGLRVFGLTAEAVGDHAHEVGARVHGLAREEASLEQAYLELTGETVEFGAHGKEAAA